A stretch of the Vitis riparia cultivar Riparia Gloire de Montpellier isolate 1030 chromosome 13, EGFV_Vit.rip_1.0, whole genome shotgun sequence genome encodes the following:
- the LOC117928959 gene encoding cinnamoyl-CoA reductase 2-like isoform X1 yields MAEKRDEERVCVTGAGGYVASWLVKLLLSKGFIVHGTVRDPCDEKNSHMKKLEKASENLKLFKADLLELESLCAAIDGCTGVFHVASPVPSAKVANPEVELLEPAVTGTRNVLKACEKAKVKKVVVVSSAAAVNRNPNWPMDRPKDEECWSDPEFCRTNQDFYSLAKTLAESEALEHAKKSDLNIVTICPSLVIGPMLQSTLNASSLLLLKYLKDANESVENKDRPIIDVRDLADAIFLIYDKPEAEGRYICSSYTILVQKLIEKLKNIYPNYNYSKSYTEVEEGFKLSSKKLESLGWKYRPLEETLMDAVKDFEENGLLDKH; encoded by the exons ATGGCAGAGAAGAGAGATGAGGAAAGAGTGTGTGTTACAGGCGCCGGAGGGTATGTGGCCTCATGGCTTGTCAAGCTTCTTCTCTCTAAGGGTTTTATCGTTCATGGAACCGTCAGAGACCCAT GTGATGAGAAGAACAGTCATATGAAGAAGTTGGAGAAGGCTTCAGAGAATTTGAAGCTGTTCAAGGCAGACTTGTTGGAGCTTGAAAGCCTCTGTGCAGCCATTGATGGTTGCACTGGGGTTTTCCATGTTGCCAGCCCTGTTCCTTCAGCCAAAGTAGCCAATCCAGAG GTTGAACTGCTGGAACCAGCCGTCACGGGTACACGAAATGTACTGAAGGCATGTGAGAAGGCCAAAGTGAAGAAAGTCGTTGTAGTATCATCAGCTGCTGCAGTCAACCGTAACCCAAATTGGCCCATGGATCGCCCCAAAGACGAGGAATGTTGGTCCGATCCTGAATTTTGTAGGACAAATCAG GACTTTTACAGCCTTGCCAAAACACTAGCAGAGAGTGAAGCTTTGGAGCATGCAAAGAAAAGTGACCTTAATATTGTAACAATTTGTCCATCCCTGGTTATTGGACCCATGCTGCAATCCACATTGAATGCTAGTAGCCTCCTTCtcctcaaatatttgaaag ATGCAAATGAATCGGTAGAAAATAAAGATCGTCCAATCATCGATGTGCGTGATTTAGCTGATGCAATTTTTTTGATATATGACAAACCCGAGGCAGAAGGAAGATACATATGTTCATCATATACGATCCTAGTACAAAAATTGATAGAGAAATTGAAGAACATATATCCCAACTACAATTATTCTAAGAG TTATACTGAAGTAGAGGAAGGGTTTAAGCTGAGTTCAAAGAAATTGGAGAGTTTGGGATGGAAGTATAGGCCATTGGAAGAGACTCTAATGGATGCTGTTAAAGACTTTGAAGAGAATGGCTTATTGGATAAACACTAG
- the LOC117928959 gene encoding cinnamoyl-CoA reductase 2-like isoform X2 yields MAEKRDEERVCVTGAGGYVASWLVKLLLSKGFIVHGTVRDPCDEKNSHMKKLEKASENLKLFKADLLELESLCAAIDGCTGVFHVASPVPSAKVANPEVELLEPAVTGTRNVLKACEKAKVKKVVVVSSAAAVNRNPNWPMDRPKDEECWSDPEFCRTNQDFYSLAKTLAESEALEHAKKSDLNIVTICPSLVIGPMLQSTLNASSLLLLKYLKDANESVENKDRPIIDVRDLADAIFLIYDKPEAEGRYICSSYTILVQKLIEKLKNIYPNYNYSKSDSYTEVEEGFKLSSKKLESLGWKYRPLEETLMDAVKDFEENGLLDKH; encoded by the exons ATGGCAGAGAAGAGAGATGAGGAAAGAGTGTGTGTTACAGGCGCCGGAGGGTATGTGGCCTCATGGCTTGTCAAGCTTCTTCTCTCTAAGGGTTTTATCGTTCATGGAACCGTCAGAGACCCAT GTGATGAGAAGAACAGTCATATGAAGAAGTTGGAGAAGGCTTCAGAGAATTTGAAGCTGTTCAAGGCAGACTTGTTGGAGCTTGAAAGCCTCTGTGCAGCCATTGATGGTTGCACTGGGGTTTTCCATGTTGCCAGCCCTGTTCCTTCAGCCAAAGTAGCCAATCCAGAG GTTGAACTGCTGGAACCAGCCGTCACGGGTACACGAAATGTACTGAAGGCATGTGAGAAGGCCAAAGTGAAGAAAGTCGTTGTAGTATCATCAGCTGCTGCAGTCAACCGTAACCCAAATTGGCCCATGGATCGCCCCAAAGACGAGGAATGTTGGTCCGATCCTGAATTTTGTAGGACAAATCAG GACTTTTACAGCCTTGCCAAAACACTAGCAGAGAGTGAAGCTTTGGAGCATGCAAAGAAAAGTGACCTTAATATTGTAACAATTTGTCCATCCCTGGTTATTGGACCCATGCTGCAATCCACATTGAATGCTAGTAGCCTCCTTCtcctcaaatatttgaaag ATGCAAATGAATCGGTAGAAAATAAAGATCGTCCAATCATCGATGTGCGTGATTTAGCTGATGCAATTTTTTTGATATATGACAAACCCGAGGCAGAAGGAAGATACATATGTTCATCATATACGATCCTAGTACAAAAATTGATAGAGAAATTGAAGAACATATATCCCAACTACAATTATTCTAAGAG TGACAGTTATACTGAAGTAGAGGAAGGGTTTAAGCTGAGTTCAAAGAAATTGGAGAGTTTGGGATGGAAGTATAGGCCATTGGAAGAGACTCTAATGGATGCTGTTAAAGACTTTGAAGAGAATGGCTTATTGGATAAACACTAG
- the LOC117927942 gene encoding uncharacterized mitochondrial protein AtMg00810-like, with translation MMLHVKPVPTPMVSNQSLSNFGSAPFNNTQLYRSIVGALQYATITRLDITYSVNQVCQFMQSPFTAHWKAIKRILRYLAVTLHHGLHLQHNSNSHINLTGFCDADWASDVDDRHSISGYCLFLGPNLVPGTLESNIKSLSLLPRQNIRV, from the coding sequence ATGATGCTTCATGTCAAGCCGGTTCCCACACCTATGGTATCTAACCAATCCCTATCCAACTTTGGAAGTGCTCCATTCAACAACACTCAACTCTATAGAAGCATTGTTGGTGCCCTCCAATATGCCACCATCACACGTTTAGATATCACCTATAGTGTCAACCAAGTTTGCCAATTCATGCAATCTCCTTTTACTGCTCATTGGAAGGCTATCAAGAGAATTCTACGCTACTTAGCTGTCACTCTTCACCATGGACTCCATCTTCAGCACAACTCCAACTCACACATCAACTTAACAGGGTTCTGTGATGCAGATTGGGCATCAGATGTTGATGATCGCCACTCCATATCAGGATATTGCCTCTTTCTTGGTCCAAACTTGGTTCCTGGCACTCTTGAAAGCAACATAAAGTCTCTAAGTCTTCTACCGAGGCAGAATATCAGAGTGTAG